Proteins encoded by one window of Leptospira stimsonii:
- a CDS encoding EAL domain-containing protein has translation MLSRFQDVPLDRDLDSRTYSYALYNFGGDLLYSDIEYDSLLKSDSKLSRTIERFLEYGNIYAHGAGIRKVRADRRIRLVVRSALDRVYKINFETNSKSKVVFVHIESTTQASINSEKHRVQRFRSLRNGLLRSLKLQSTYFYLVNIEIYNHPFLHQFENQIYEAVFLDLHAEFLTITNSQNLGFRVSANQIFFSYQINKPDVDINWIPSSLISYMKNTIQVEGHEFHLKLSIGGYHTAELDATPLQILRGLRSNLNQVIEYPFSRYATESQNDSSQMIATYLSLRNSVHKKELFLHYQPILSAETRTLHSLEALSRWNQSEKGMISPDIFIPLAEESGLISSIGSWVIRNAFRDFMELKRRCPSSDFICSINISPFQLKNPEFADNLIFYFSNLSLSPSSVILEITESRYEETPLIIEQMSILKKFGFQIAIDDFGVGNSNFSRIEKIESDYVKLDKSLILGTDSNLSKRSVLKAISQVLLSLGKKTVFEGIENSTLEKIAIDCGANYLQGFLYGKPSNLYDLPFLTLAGGPK, from the coding sequence ATGCTTTCTCGCTTTCAAGATGTTCCGTTGGATCGCGACCTCGATTCTCGAACCTATAGCTATGCCCTGTACAATTTCGGGGGAGACCTTTTGTATTCGGACATCGAATACGATTCTTTGCTGAAGTCGGATTCGAAACTCAGCAGAACCATCGAGAGATTTTTAGAATATGGCAATATCTATGCGCATGGGGCGGGGATTCGAAAAGTAAGAGCCGATCGCCGCATTCGGTTAGTGGTTCGTTCCGCTTTGGATCGTGTTTATAAGATCAATTTTGAAACGAACTCCAAAAGTAAGGTTGTTTTTGTTCATATCGAATCTACGACTCAGGCTTCGATCAATTCGGAAAAACACCGTGTTCAAAGATTTCGTTCTCTCCGAAATGGTCTTCTTCGCTCTCTCAAATTGCAGAGCACGTATTTTTATCTCGTCAATATTGAAATTTACAACCATCCCTTCCTTCATCAGTTCGAAAATCAGATCTATGAAGCCGTTTTTCTGGATTTACACGCTGAATTTTTAACGATCACGAATTCTCAGAATTTGGGATTTCGGGTTTCCGCAAATCAGATATTCTTTTCTTATCAGATCAACAAACCGGACGTTGATATCAATTGGATTCCTTCCAGTTTAATCTCTTATATGAAGAATACGATTCAAGTGGAAGGCCATGAATTTCACCTCAAGTTGTCGATCGGAGGTTATCATACGGCGGAATTGGATGCGACCCCGCTTCAGATTTTAAGAGGACTCCGAAGCAATCTAAATCAGGTGATTGAATATCCGTTTAGTCGCTATGCGACAGAAAGCCAAAACGACTCTTCTCAGATGATCGCAACGTATTTGTCTTTGAGAAACTCCGTTCATAAAAAAGAACTTTTTCTTCATTATCAACCGATTCTTTCCGCCGAGACAAGAACCCTTCATTCGTTAGAAGCGCTTTCCCGTTGGAATCAATCGGAAAAGGGGATGATCAGTCCTGACATATTCATTCCACTTGCGGAAGAATCGGGTCTGATCAGCTCAATCGGGTCCTGGGTGATACGCAACGCGTTTCGAGATTTTATGGAATTGAAACGACGTTGTCCGTCTTCCGACTTTATCTGTTCGATTAATATTTCTCCATTTCAGCTTAAGAATCCGGAATTTGCAGATAATCTGATTTTTTACTTTTCTAACTTAAGTCTTTCTCCTTCTTCTGTGATCTTGGAAATTACGGAAAGTCGCTACGAGGAAACCCCATTGATCATAGAACAAATGTCTATTTTGAAAAAATTCGGATTTCAGATTGCGATCGATGATTTTGGAGTAGGCAATTCCAACTTTTCCCGAATTGAAAAGATCGAAAGTGATTATGTAAAACTGGATAAAAGTCTGATCTTGGGTACGGATTCAAATTTGAGTAAAAGAAGTGTACTCAAAGCGATTTCGCAGGTGTTGCTTTCCCTCGGTAAAAAAACCGTTTTCGAAGGAATTGAAAATTCTACTCTAGAAAAGATTGCAATCGATTGTGGTGCAAATTACCTACAAGGATTTCTTTATGGAAAGCCTTCGAATCTTTATGATCTTCCTTTTCTTACACTCGCAGGTGGACCAAAGTAA